GCATTCCGAATCGCCGCGCGTTCGATGAGCGATTGGAGCAACTTCTCGAAGAAGCAAAACAACAGCAGACACCACTTTCCCTGATTTTGATCGATGTCGATGCTTTTAAGTCCTATAATGATACGTATGGTCATTTAAAAGGGGATGAATGTTTGAAGGAAGTCGCCCGCGTCTTGAAGCGTCAAGCACGTCATGGACAAGTTGCACGGTACGGCGGAGAGGAATTCACAGTCTTATTGTCGCGTGGAGCAAATGAGACGCGTCAGATTGCGGAGCGGATTCGCCAGGATATTCTCGACTTGAACATCGCGCATGAACGGTATGAACCGCTTTGTCGGGTCAGCGTCAGTCTTGGCTTGACGTCGCTCGTACCAGGAGCAGAGACGACAGAGAAGGACGTCATCGATCAAGCCGATCAAGCGTTGTACCGGGCAAAAGAAAATGGACGTAATCAGATTGGTGATATAGCAGGGTAATGCATCATCAGACAGAAATGAGATAATGAAATGATACAGCTAGGGTTTGTCTTTGAAAAAACGCACGACATGGAAGTAGCTGCTCGAGCAGTCTTGGACACTCTTCATAAAGACATACAGTGTCTCAAGTACAGTTACGCGATGGATAAAGACGAAGCGTGTTGGATTGAGCAAGACGGTCAAGTGAAAGAGTGGCGTCCGTTGCTGAATCATTATTACGAGAGTGCCTCACTCGTCCTACCGGAGTATCATGGGTTAAGAACACTACCTATTCGAATGACGATTGAACAAGAGCCTGACTGCTTTGGTTTTCGATTCGGTGTTCAAGAAGAGAACTTAACTACGTGGTCACTCGATCAGCAAGAAGCGATTTTCATGGAGGACATGCGAAGGATTGCTGACAGGTCGAACGCTTTCTATGCCTTTTGTGATTTTGACGCAGAAATCGAGCATCCGGTAACGGAACGTGAACGCATCAATCGGGAGTATGCAATCGTCTATTGGTCGAAGCAACAGATTTTTTTGAAGAATGCATGGAAAATTGATGGCATGACAAATCGATGAACACAAAAATCCCCCGGATGAGAGTTCGCTTCTCATCCGGGGGATTTTTGTTCAGTGTAAGATGACACAATACGATCGATCAGAAATGAGAGGTGCCGATATGACATAGACCGTCTTGACGGGTTCACCACCGACACGTGCATCGAGTTGTTTGAGCTGGGAGCGAATCTTACGGCTTAAGCCATACCGTGTTTCAGTACTGAGCTCATCGACATCTTCTTGTACGTGTAAGAGAAGTTGGAACGGTTCAAGCGAAAAGATGGAAAAATCGCAGGAAATCCGGGGATCCTCGAATTTTTCATTCAATTCCTTCTTAATGTAATAGGCTTCTTGTGCACTGATCATCTTCTCTCACCTCACTCTCCTGGTTGAACGACTTTTTCTCTACTATAGTCTATATTACCCATTTTTCTGGCAACTAATCGTCTGATTTTGAAAAAAAGTCAATTCAATCTTTAAAAACGTTTAAAATCATTTTTCAGAAGATCATCATGTCCTGTTTCAAAAGAAAAACCGCTGAGCAAAGAGCATGGCGGTAGACGAGTAGGTTCAAGAAATCGATGAATGGACGTGGCATTTTCGTAAATAGTGCTCCATCGCTTGGATAAAAAAGGTCAGTTGATGGGTCGAGATAACTGGAACCTTCCCATACCTGACTTCAAAATAGAGTGGATCGACAGGAGACGGGAAAGCAATCCGATCGAACCATTCCGTTACTGTTTCAGATGTCCGACGTTGTAAGGAGAGCGGGAGTTGCTCATTAAAGTAAACGAGTTGTTTTCGTATAGAGTCTGCAGGTAGGTCTTTTGTCTCGTAGGTCAAAATCGGGAAACGTGGTGAAAGTACATAACCTGAGGTATCAATACGAGGACGACGCATCCATTGCAGATAATGCCACAAAAACCAGCTACAAAACAGGAGAACGAGGCATAAAATGAGAAGATAAGGAGGTGCTGTCACGGAAGAGTCAAAACCAGTCCGAAACCACTCTGCGGGTGGATTAGCTTCGCTCATCGTGACAGTGCTCTCGCCGTAAGACGTTCCTTCCTCGACCGTATCAAGGATCGATTCCTTTGGACCACAGCGATCTATACAAGCCGTATTCGTTGCCGGATCGATTTTTCCGAGCAGTGACGTATAAAGTGACGGGACGAAATGTTGTACGCTAAGTAGAACTAAACAGACGAGCGGAATGAGAATGAACAGGCGAGAGCGAAGCGTTTGCACGATAGGGACACCTCCTTTAACGAGTACGATAAACAGACGTTCGCTACACAGTATAGCAAAAGTGGAGAGAGAATTTTTTGATTTTTTCAAAAAATAGTCATTGTTTTAGAAGGGAATGAAAGAGATGGATTTACGGACAAGCTATCAAGGAACAACAAAACGACTCGATGGACATGGAAGCCGAACAGTTGGTGTTTTGCAAGAAGCCTTACAAGCGATCGATGCTGATCAACCGAGTGATATCTATGGCAACGGTGAACTAATCAAGATGTTCGAACGGAAGATGGTAGATTTGCTCGGACACGATGATGCCGTCTTTTTTCCGAGTGGTACGATGGCGCAACAAATTGCACTGCGCATTTGGTCGGATGAACAGGACAATCGTCACGTCGCCTATCATCCGCTATGTCATCTCGAAATCCACGAACAGGACGGTTTAAAGAAATTACATGGGATTGAACCAGTATTAGTCGGAGAAGCCGATCGGTTGATGACCTTTGACGACGTCAAAGCTTTGCCGGACGTCAGTTGTCTATTACTCGAACTGCCGCAACGCGAACTCGGCGGATTGCTTCCGTCGCGTGAGGAACTCGAAGTGATCTGTGTGTACGCCCGTGAACGAGGAATCCGTCTTCACTTAGATGGGGCCCGTTTACTTGAAGTCTTACCGTATTATGAGGCAGAAGCAAAGGACATCGCGCAGTTGTTTGACAGTGTCTATATCTCTTTTTATAAAGGTCTAGGCGGCGTCGCGGGAGCAATCTTAGCTGGACCAGAAACGTTTTGCCAAGAGGCGCGGATCTGGAAACGCCGCTACGGTGGTGATTTGATCAGTCTTTATCCGTATATCCTGTCCGCCGACTATTATTATGAACAACGAAAAGACCGCATGGCGGAGTACCATACAGTCGCAAAAGAGCTAGCGAGCAGGTTGAATGCGGTTCCGGGTATTTCGACGCGTCCAGAAGAGCCTGTCTCGAACATGTTTCACCTCTACTTCGAGGCAGAAAAAACAGTCGTCGAAGAAAAGTTGATTGCCATCCAGTCGCAAGGAACGATTGGCATCGCTGGTTATCTTGTTGAGAAAGAAAAGAGGTGCGCAACGGAAGTCAACATTGGTGATAGTTTTCTTGCGGTAACGCCTGACGAGCGTGAAACGGTCTACCGTCAATTGACGGAGGCGTTCTCAGAGGGTTGAACGGCATCAGGAGCGGGAATCGTAGGATGGAGGCGACGATAGGTGTCGACTTTTTCTGCGATCATTCGCTCCGTTTCGTGTAATGCTGCGAGTTGTGCCACGACGTTCGCATGGTGTGCTTCAAGCAATGCGAGGCGTTCCCGCGTCGTATCTTGCTCGCCGTGAGCAAGAAACAGCGACACATAAGTCCGGATCTGCTCGATCGGCATATGTGTTTCGCGTAAGCGGAGGACGAACCGAAGCCACGTCACGTCTTGGTCGTCGTATCGACGTTGACCGTTCTGACGTTTCGGAAACAGCAGTCCTTCTTTTTCGTAATAGCGGATCGTATGGGCACTCGTATCGGTCAGCCGACTGATTTCAGAAATCGTATACATGAATCTCACCTTTCTGCTTGACTTAGAGTTCACTCTAAGGAATAGACTCTCACTATACCAAATCGAAAAGGGGATATGCTAGATGAAGTACACGGTCATTACGGGAGCAAGTTCAGGAATTGGATATGAGACGGCAAAACTACTCGCAGGAAAAGGGAAATCACTCGTCCTCGTCGCGCGACGGACGTCAGAGCTCGAAAAACTTCGGGATGAAGTCAAACAGATTTCGCCAGACAGTGACGTCATCCTCAAGTCGGTCGATCTTGCTGATAACCAAAACGTTCATGATTTATATGAAGGACTGAAGGAACTCGACATCGAGACATGGATTAACAATGCCGGATTTGGTGATTTTGATCTCGTCCAAGACATTGATCTCGGGAAAATCGAGAAGATGCTCCGGTTGAACATCGAGGCATTGACGATCCTATCAAGTCTGTTCGTCCGCGATCATCATGACGTCGAAGGAACGACACTCGTTAACATCTCGTCAGCTGGTGGTTACCGGATCGTTCCGAACGCCGTCACGTATTGTGCGACGAAGTTCTATGTTAGTGCTTACACAGAAGGTCTTGCGCAAGAACTACAAAAAGGCGGCGCGAAACTTCAGGCAAAAGTGCTGGCACCGGCAGCGACAGAGACAGAATTCGCCGATCGTTCGCGCGGGGAAGCAGGGTTCGATTACAGCAAGAACGTCAAAAAGTACCATACAGCGGCTGAGATGGCAGGATTCCTGCATCAGTTGATCGAGAGTGATGCAATCGTCGGCATCGTTGACGGCGAAACATATGAGTTCGAATTGCGTGGTCCGTTGTTTAATTACGCGGGGTAAAAATCAAACAAAGTCCCTTTTTCGAATGAGAAAGGGACCTTCTTTATGTAGGCATGATTGATACGAATTGCATGAATGAATCCCCTAAAGAAGAATCATCAGAGCGCCGAAAATCATGAATTGTCCTACGGTTTGATCACCTTTACATACTTTTTTAGAGGTGTAGCATTTTATTTATGTTTTCGTTTTGAGAACCTCAAGCTTATAAAGAATAACGCCATCAACACGATAGCGATGTTTACGGCTAACGTTAATCGTTCATTATCGATCACTCGACCATTTAATAAATTTAAGATTAAAACAATCATCATAAAATAAGATTAAGAAGTATGTTATGAATTTTTTTATCATAAACGACTTCCTTTTTTTGTATTCTTGTATTAGTTTAAACATATTGAGAATTTAAAAACAAGGGGAGTGAAGTTGGATGATGCATTTCAGAGCATTGACAGCAAACCGAATGACCATTGGAAAAGAGGTGACAGAATGAAAAACATGATGTTCTTAGGACTCGTGGTCCTCCTGCTTACGACGCTCTTTTCACTTCACTACGGGCTACATATAATTGATGATGCGACGCTTAAAATATCTTTGTTGGTTTCGCTGATCGTTGTATTGATGGCGCGGAAGAAATGGAAGATTACGTTTTCTACGGCGGAATGATGTAGAAAACGTATAAAGGATTAGGAGAGATAAAGAATGAGTGTCAGTGAATTTTTCGGCTGGAAAATTAACTTAGATGATGAACTGTATGCTGTCATGGATGAAAGAGTGCGGAAAATGGTCGTGATGGGGAACTTCATCGAACTGAACGCAGTATTGTGGTTGGATCAAAATGATGTCCTTCAGTTAAAACCAACATGGGATTGTGTCATTTCCATCGACGATACTACAAAACAGATTACGATTCGCTCGGCAGAATCATTGAACATGAAAGATGAATGTTAAGCGACAACAATCGAGTCCATTCATGAGATAGCTGAATGGGCTCGATTGTTATTTAAAGTGAAGTCTCTACTTTAACTCATGTTGAAGGGAACCAGTCACTTCGACATGATGCTAGTCGTATACAATAGTCAGCACGTGATCTTCAATGATTTCATAGTTGTATGTATAGTCCGGTTCATTCGTGTATTCGACTTCCAAAACATATCTTCCAGTCTTCGACTCAAAGACCGTTTCTTTTTTTGAAATATCTTGGTCGTATCCTGATTTAACTAGCATTCGTTCAATCTCGATTTCAGTAATCGTTTTAGAAACGAATCGATACGCCGGATAGTCAGCTATCAAGATGACGAGAACGATAAGTGTATAGATGAGTGGACGTACTTCTTTTTTTATGCGATCACATCCGTTCCGATGAAATGAATAGAGAAGCTAGGTATTCTATATTGAAGATGAGGAGAGATATGTGATGGGAAAAAACAAAGACGAGATACCGTATTACATGAAAAACGTTCCGTTTTTCTTCCTCACGGTTCTCCTTGCGCCAGTCGCAGTTTTACTCGTCCTACTCCACTGGGACAAGCTCTCTCCGCAAATGAGAAATAATCATTTAACGTTTTCAATCCTAATGACCATGTTATATATCTCAAAAATACTGCCTGACGGTCTATTTAAAATTATATTCGCGGTATTCACGTGGATGTTGATTCTATTCGTGACATACATCTACTTCGGTGGAGGAAGAAAAGGAGGGAAATCATGAGTAAGTATCATTTATCGAGCATTCGGTTAATCCTGATCGTCGTTATCACGTCATCGATTTTATATTTTGGATTCGACTGGGAACTAGGGTATGGAATAATTTTTCTAATTGCAACAGTAGGATTCACGATTTATCGCAACTTTGAGGCTGCT
This window of the Exiguobacterium acetylicum genome carries:
- a CDS encoding Imm64 family immunity protein; this translates as MIQLGFVFEKTHDMEVAARAVLDTLHKDIQCLKYSYAMDKDEACWIEQDGQVKEWRPLLNHYYESASLVLPEYHGLRTLPIRMTIEQEPDCFGFRFGVQEENLTTWSLDQQEAIFMEDMRRIADRSNAFYAFCDFDAEIEHPVTERERINREYAIVYWSKQQIFLKNAWKIDGMTNR
- a CDS encoding threonine aldolase family protein, translating into MDLRTSYQGTTKRLDGHGSRTVGVLQEALQAIDADQPSDIYGNGELIKMFERKMVDLLGHDDAVFFPSGTMAQQIALRIWSDEQDNRHVAYHPLCHLEIHEQDGLKKLHGIEPVLVGEADRLMTFDDVKALPDVSCLLLELPQRELGGLLPSREELEVICVYARERGIRLHLDGARLLEVLPYYEAEAKDIAQLFDSVYISFYKGLGGVAGAILAGPETFCQEARIWKRRYGGDLISLYPYILSADYYYEQRKDRMAEYHTVAKELASRLNAVPGISTRPEEPVSNMFHLYFEAEKTVVEEKLIAIQSQGTIGIAGYLVEKEKRCATEVNIGDSFLAVTPDERETVYRQLTEAFSEG
- a CDS encoding MerR family transcriptional regulator, with product MYTISEISRLTDTSAHTIRYYEKEGLLFPKRQNGQRRYDDQDVTWLRFVLRLRETHMPIEQIRTYVSLFLAHGEQDTTRERLALLEAHHANVVAQLAALHETERMIAEKVDTYRRLHPTIPAPDAVQPSENASVN
- a CDS encoding SDR family NAD(P)-dependent oxidoreductase yields the protein MKYTVITGASSGIGYETAKLLAGKGKSLVLVARRTSELEKLRDEVKQISPDSDVILKSVDLADNQNVHDLYEGLKELDIETWINNAGFGDFDLVQDIDLGKIEKMLRLNIEALTILSSLFVRDHHDVEGTTLVNISSAGGYRIVPNAVTYCATKFYVSAYTEGLAQELQKGGAKLQAKVLAPAATETEFADRSRGEAGFDYSKNVKKYHTAAEMAGFLHQLIESDAIVGIVDGETYEFELRGPLFNYAG